From Anaerobacillus sp. CMMVII, one genomic window encodes:
- a CDS encoding TraB/GumN family protein: MLLKKLGLLLVLVIFLFGCTEKTMDQLDPKEEASKGIFYKVTHEENTVYLLGSIHIGIPALYPLADEIDAAYKASDYLAVEVNVNDLNQTEMMKLLSEIGIYNDGTTIEDHIASELYDELLQTLRNLGLQAEAVTLFKPWLVSDMVEAALLEEAGYSSDLGIDQYFLRKAVDDNKEIISLETVKQQLDLYTLLSPESQEQALYSTLFEQETNQEKIAELMSLWTSGDIQALSKLRILEGEQSQDFLEYFYALTDERDLKMTEKIEDFLKNESSETYFVVVGALHLVGENSIVDLLQSRGYDVKPMFE, from the coding sequence ATGTTGTTGAAAAAGTTAGGGTTACTGTTGGTACTAGTGATTTTCCTCTTTGGATGCACAGAAAAAACAATGGATCAACTTGATCCAAAAGAAGAGGCATCAAAAGGGATTTTTTACAAGGTTACTCATGAAGAGAATACTGTCTATTTATTAGGCTCAATTCACATAGGCATACCAGCTCTCTATCCATTAGCTGACGAAATTGATGCTGCTTATAAAGCCTCAGATTATTTAGCTGTCGAAGTAAATGTGAATGATTTAAATCAAACGGAAATGATGAAGTTACTTAGTGAAATTGGCATTTACAATGATGGAACGACCATAGAGGACCATATCGCTAGTGAACTTTACGACGAGTTGTTACAAACGCTAAGAAATCTTGGCTTACAGGCCGAAGCGGTTACACTATTTAAACCCTGGTTGGTTTCCGATATGGTAGAAGCGGCTCTTCTAGAAGAGGCTGGATACAGTTCAGATCTAGGTATCGATCAATATTTTCTAAGAAAAGCAGTGGATGATAATAAAGAGATAATTAGTTTAGAAACAGTGAAACAACAGCTAGACCTCTATACACTTTTATCGCCCGAGTCTCAGGAACAAGCTTTATATTCAACCTTATTTGAGCAAGAAACAAATCAAGAAAAAATCGCTGAGTTAATGTCCTTGTGGACGAGCGGTGATATACAAGCACTAAGTAAGTTGCGGATACTAGAAGGAGAGCAGTCTCAAGATTTTCTTGAGTATTTTTACGCACTAACTGACGAGCGTGACCTTAAGATGACAGAGAAGATCGAAGACTTCTTAAAAAATGAATCATCTGAGACATACTTTGTAGTCGTAGGTGCGCTTCATTTAGTTGGGGAAAATAGTATTGTCGACCTTTTGCAGTCAAGAGGCTACGATGTGAAACCAATGTTTGAATAA